In Pseudomonas asiatica, the following are encoded in one genomic region:
- a CDS encoding DUF1653 domain-containing protein produces the protein MQIQPGVYRHYKGPEYRVFSVARHSESEEWMVFYQCLYGDYSFWVRPLSMFRESVEVDGEQVPRFALVKAEEGLPGVLGKSHQ, from the coding sequence ATGCAGATACAACCAGGCGTATACCGGCATTACAAAGGGCCTGAGTACCGTGTCTTCAGTGTTGCGCGGCACTCCGAGAGCGAAGAGTGGATGGTGTTCTACCAATGCCTGTATGGTGATTACAGCTTCTGGGTACGGCCACTTTCGATGTTCCGGGAGTCCGTCGAGGTTGACGGCGAGCAGGTGCCACGCTTTGCTTTGGTCAAGGCCGAAGAGGGGCTGCCCGGGGTGCTGGGCAAGTCGCACCAGTGA